The Synechococcales cyanobacterium T60_A2020_003 genome includes a window with the following:
- a CDS encoding peptidase S8 yields the protein MKRLLLSFLFVTGLLFALVGLPGLKPQGEYASLIIDFRDNLSPTELSTQLQTLTQQYGSLHLNSAFSDAE from the coding sequence ATGAAACGTCTGCTGCTCAGTTTCTTGTTTGTGACAGGACTACTCTTTGCGCTGGTTGGGTTGCCAGGACTCAAGCCCCAAGGGGAGTACGCCTCGCTGATTATTGACTTTCGGGATAATCTGTCGCCCACGGAATTATCCACCCAGTTGCAAACCCTGACCCAGCAGTACGGTTCACTCCACCTCAATAGTGCCTTTTCCGACGCCGAG